From a single Lentimicrobiaceae bacterium genomic region:
- a CDS encoding ABC transporter ATP-binding protein — MIKTVNLTKIFRTDEVETTALNKVSFEIKKGEFVAIMGPSGCGKSTLLNILGLLDNPTNGDYVFLGKEVSGLSEKQRANTRKQNIGFVFQNFNLIDELNVYENVELPLIYLGLNAADRKKRVESALEQMQIAHRRKHFPLQLSGGQQQRVAVARAVVATPHLILADEPTGNLDSAHGEEVMNLLASLNQGGTTIIMVTHSQRDAEYAQRIIRLFDGQIINENIRSGIAQSL, encoded by the coding sequence ATGATAAAAACCGTAAATCTTACCAAAATTTTTAGAACTGACGAAGTTGAGACCACTGCTTTAAACAAGGTTTCCTTTGAAATTAAAAAGGGTGAATTTGTAGCCATTATGGGGCCTTCGGGTTGTGGCAAATCAACTTTGCTGAATATTCTCGGATTGCTTGACAATCCAACCAATGGCGATTATGTTTTTCTGGGTAAGGAGGTCTCTGGTTTGTCTGAAAAACAAAGAGCCAATACACGCAAGCAAAACATAGGGTTTGTTTTTCAAAACTTTAATCTGATTGATGAACTGAATGTTTATGAAAATGTGGAATTGCCCCTGATTTACCTTGGGCTTAATGCTGCTGATCGCAAAAAAAGGGTTGAATCAGCTCTTGAACAGATGCAGATTGCCCATCGCAGAAAACACTTCCCGCTGCAGTTATCCGGAGGTCAGCAACAAAGAGTTGCTGTGGCCCGCGCCGTAGTGGCAACTCCTCATCTGATTCTTGCTGATGAGCCTACCGGTAACCTTGATTCAGCACATGGTGAAGAGGTGATGAATTTGCTTGCATCACTAAACCAGGGCGGAACTACCATTATTATGGTAACACACTCGCAGCGCGATGCTGAATATGCTCAGCGGATTATCCGGTTGTTTGATGGTCAGATTATCAACGAGAATATAAGAAGTGGAATAGCGCAATCGCTCTAA